A genomic segment from Glycine max cultivar Williams 82 chromosome 1, Glycine_max_v4.0, whole genome shotgun sequence encodes:
- the LOC100799632 gene encoding probable sugar phosphate/phosphate translocator At3g11320 — MMMTMNNIVIIPWSTIGVVIAWYSSNIGVLLLNKYLLSNYGFRFPVFLTTCHMMVCSLFSYVIVSVTDAVPLQRVRSRSQFGRIVALGVVFCFSVVCGNVSLRYIPVSFNQAIGATTPFFTAVFAYAVSAKREAWVTYATLLPVVAGVVVASGGEPSFHLFGFVICVSSTAARAFKSVLQDILLSSEGEKLNSMNLLLYMAPIAVMVLLPATLLMEGNVIQITMDLARKDIRIFWYLLLSSSLAYFVNLTNFLVTKHTSALTLQVLGNAKGAVAVVVSILIFKNPISMIGMLGYALTVIGVILYSETKKRYSKN, encoded by the exons ATGATGATGACGATGAACAATATTGTTATTATTCCGTGGTCAACCATTGGCGTTGTGATTGCGTGGTACAGTTCCAACATAGGGGTCCTCCTTCTGAACAAGTACTTGCTCAGCAACTACGGCTTCAGGTTCCCCGTTTTCCTCACCACGTGTCACATGATGGTGTGCTCGCTCTTCAGCTACGTTATTGTTTCCGTTACGGACGCAGTTCCGCTGCAGCGCGTGCGGTCCAGGAGCCAGTTCGGGAGGATCGTGGCGCTCGGTGTCGTTTTCTGCTTCTCCGTCGTCTGCGGGAACGTGTCGCTCAGGTACATTCCTGTGTCGTTTAACCAGGCCATCGGAGCCACCACGCCGTTCTTCACCGCCGTTTTCGCTTACGCCGTGAGCGCCAAGAGGGAGGCGTGGGTTACTTACGCCACGCTCTTGCCCGTTGTTGCGGGCGTCGTCGTAGCTAGTGGG GGTGAACCAAGTTTCCATCTGTTTGGATTTGTAATCTGTGTTTCATCGACAGCTGCCAGAGCATTTAAATCAGTCCTTCAAGATATTTTGTTGTCCTCAGAGGG AGAAAAGTTGAATTCTATGAACCTGCTGCTTTATATGGCTCCAATAGCAGTGATGGTATTACTTCCTGCAACATTGTTGATGGAGGGAAATGTGATTCAGATCACAATGGATCTTGCCAGAAAGGATATCAGAATTTTTTGGTATCTGCTTCTCAGTTCATCTCTTGCGTATTTTGTGAACCTGACCAATTTTTTGGTGACGAAACATACAAGTGCACTTACCCTTCAG GTTTTAGGAAATGCAAAGGGAGCAGTTGCTGTGGTGGTCTCAATTTTGATATTCAAAAACCCCATTTCAATGATAGGAATGCTTGGCTATGCACTCACTGTCATTGGAGTTATATTGTACagtgaaaccaaaaagaggtataGCAAAAATTAG
- the LOC102665180 gene encoding uncharacterized protein — translation MSLWQNYGSKEALKLVVRITDLWFVGTPNKSEQAEMVIIDSHGDEIHVVCKQDQLKSWKANLMKNCTYVMHNFKVMKNDGQFRVCDHQYKLAFTGVTVVRQSDLEDLPFKRYKFVEFTNVIVGHFQPKLLVGKFSCNLFNRGQILSCTLWDIYCLQFLEYLNEAENDVPIIIILTHGIKVRSVLAPRGQGSSQLSSSSQLSSKDAFLSKVEAMTIFEINNIFECYKKTDVETATFTCACGKYNDQLVLRYRLEVVVNYKEESTKFLLWDRECTELIGQSANEVNRLEIAEGDVDLNVSPQALDKLLDYVVAFKVKVQPKFNNVVVFRYSNDLDLINDVVDMLPDVEACSKVHLPILDADDPSQLESAQIRRRVQTLNPLNQMQMMRIAKDVEEELREDDDDAGKYGSKKGGRDRLGRVSLSEQERVKPKRDTSFQLGQPDSKNRIQWI, via the exons ATGTCGTTGTGGCAAAATTATGGATCAAAAGAGGCTCTTAAACTTGTTGTAAGGATTACTGATCTTTGGTTTGTTGGGACCCCCAACAAGTCTGAACAAGCGGAAATGGTTATAATTGATTCTCAT GGAGATGAAATTCATGTTGTTTGTAAACAAGATCAGCTAAAGTCTTGGAAGGCTAACTTGATGAAAAATTGTACTTATGTCATGCATAATTTTAAAGTCATGAAGAATGATGGTCAATTTAGAGTCTGTGATCATCAGTATAAATTAGCTTTTACTGGAGTTACTGTTGTAAGGCAATCTGATTTGGAGGATCTTccttttaaaagatataaatttgttGAATTCACCAATGTCATTGTTGGACACTTCCAACCTAAGTTGTTGGTTGGTAAGTTCAGCTGCAATTTGTTCAATCG TGGCCAAATACTGTCTTGCACTCTGTGGGATATTTATTGCTTACAGTTCTTAGAGTACTTGAATGAGGCTGAAAATGATGTTCCCATCATTATTATATTGACCCATG GCATTAAGGTCCGGTCAGTTTTGGCACCTCGTGGCCAGGGGAGTTCACAGCTTTCAAGTTCAAGTCAATTGTCATCAAAGGATGCATTTCTTTCAAAAGTTGAGGCAATGACCATTTTTGAGATTAACAACATTTTTgag TGCtacaaaaaaactgatgttgagaCAGCGACATTCACATGCGCATGTGGAAAATATAATGATCAACTTGTGCTAAG GTATAGACTTGAGGTAGTGGTCAACTACAAGGAGGAAAGCACAAAATTTTTGCTCTGGGACCGTGAATGTACTGAGCTGATTGGGCAATCAGCTAATGAAGTTAACAGGCTGGAAATAGCA GAGGGTGATGTTGATTTAAATGTTTCTCCTCAAGCCCTTGATAAGTTGCTCGATTATGTCGTTGCATTTAAAGTCAAAGTTCAACCAAAGTTTAACAATGTTGTTGTTTTTAGATACTCAAATGACTTAGATTTGATCAATGATGTGGTGGACATGCTGCCTGATGTTGAG GCATGTTCCAAGGTCCATCTTCCTATCCTTGACGCTGATGATCCTTCCCAACTTGAATCT GCACAAATTCGTCGTAGGGTTCAGACTCTCAATCCCCTGAATCAGATGCAGATGATGCGTATCGCAAAAGACGTAGAGGAAGAGTTgagagaagatgatgatgacgCAGGCAAATATGGTAGCAAAAAAGGAGGGCGGGATCGGTTGGGCCGGGTCAGCCTTTCGGAGCAGGAGCGGGTCAAACCCAAAAGAGACACATCATTCCAGTTGGGCCAACCCGACTCAAAAAACAGGATCCAGTGGATCTAA
- the LOC100820456 gene encoding mitochondrial uncoupling protein 1, producing the protein MVADSKSKSDLSFGKTFASSAFSACFAEVCTIPLDTAKVRLQLQKQAATGDVVSLPKYKGMLGTVATIAREEGLSALWKGIVPGLHRQCLYGGLRIGLYDPVKTFYVGKDHVGDVPLSKKILAAFTTGAFAIAVANPTDLVKVRLQAEGKLPPGVPRRYSGSLNAYSTIVRQEGVGALWTGLGPNIARNGIINAAELASYDQVKQTILKIPGFTDNVVTHLLAGLGAGFFAVCIGSPVDVVKSRMMGDSSYRNTLDCFIKTLKNDGPLAFYKGFLPNFGRLGSWNVIMFLTLEQTKRFVKSLELS; encoded by the exons ATGGTGGCAGATTCTAAGTCCAAATCCGACCTCTCTTTCGGCAAAACCTTTGCCAGCAGTGCTTTCTCTGCATGTTTCGCTGAG GTGTGTACTATTCCTTTGGACACTGCCAAAGTTAGGCTTCAGCTTCAAAAGCAAGCTGCAACTGGTGATGTAGTCTCCTTACCTAAATATAAGGGTATGCTGGGAACAGTTGCAACCATTGCCAGGGAAGAAGGTCTTTCAGCACTCTGGAAGGGCATTGTGCCAGGGTTACATCGTCAATGTTTGTATGGAGGCTTAAGAATTGGGTTATATGACCCT GTTAAGACTTTCTATGTGGGGAAAGACCATGTTGGAGATGTTCCATTGTCAAAGAAAATTCTTGCTGCATTTACAACTG GTGCTTTTGCAATTGCAGTGGCAAATCCAACTGATCTTGTCAAAGTTAGACTTCAAGCAGAAGGAAAATTACCTCCTGGTGTTCCCAGGCGGTACTCTGGATCTTTAAATGCTTATTCAACAATTGTGAGACAG GAAGGAGTTGGGGCTCTTTGGACTGGGCTTGGCCCCAATATAGCAAGAAATGGTATCATCAATGCTGCTGAATTAGCCAGCTATGATCAAGTGAAACAG ACTATTTTGAAAATTCCCGGATTCACTGACAATGTTGTAACTCATCTCCTTGCTGGTCTTGGGGCAGGGTTTTTTGCGGTCTGTATTGGCTCCCCAGTTGATGTG GTTAAGTCAAGAATGATGGGAGATTCTAGTTACAGGAACACCCTTGATTGTTTTATCAAAACATTGAAGAATGAT GGACCCTTAGCCTTTTATAAAGGGTTCCTCCCAAATTTTGGACGGCTGGGATCTTGGAATGTGATCATGTTTCTAACCTTAGAACAG ACTAAAAGGTTCGTCAAAAGTTTAGAGTTGTCCTGA